In Drosophila simulans strain w501 chromosome 3R, Prin_Dsim_3.1, whole genome shotgun sequence, a single window of DNA contains:
- the LOC27209256 gene encoding uncharacterized protein LOC27209256, translated as MFGNCKLAATFRPLGRLRWLMEGSWSGYQGVALSAKRSLIGLH; from the coding sequence ATGTTTGGCAATTGCAAGTTGGCGGCAACTTTTAGGCCTTTGGGGCGTCTGCGTTGGCTGATGGAAGGAAGCTGGTCCGGCTACCAAGGAGTTGCATTGTCAGCTAAGCGATCTTTAATAGGACTGCACtag
- the LOC123327262 gene encoding uncharacterized protein LOC123327262: MPQRMLHLLHVVTAFMAKWLTGHGRLRLFLRPRLGCQCLLHPLIHMHIHIPTKTTTTMPIRNPNPIHSLWPVVSFAVACHVQAIRMFQKCFGHGSFCRSVSVYLCFRLAVLPAVHLAVIVVVAPSSGDAEGSGD, from the exons ATGCCCCAGCGCATGCTTCATCTGTTGCATGTAGTTACCGCTTTCATGGCTAAGTGGTTGACTGGACATGGTCGTCTTCGTCTGTTTTTACGGCCTCGTCTTGGGTGCCAGTGCCTGCTGCATCCTCTGATCCACatgcacatccacatcccgacgaagacgacgacgacgatgccGATTCGGAACCCGAATCCTATCCACTCCTTGTGGCCGGTTGTTTCTTTTGCAGTTGCGTGTCACGTACAAGCAATTCGCATGTTTCAAAAATGCTTCGGACATGGCTCTTTCTGCCGCAGTGTGTCGGTGTATCTGTGTTTTCGGTTGGCTGTTCTGCCGGCGGTTCATCTCGCCGTCATCGTGGTGGTTGCACCAAGCAGCGGAGATGCAGAAGGTTCAGGAG ATTAA